A DNA window from Rubripirellula tenax contains the following coding sequences:
- a CDS encoding (2Fe-2S)-binding protein, which produces MASITVNGNRLNIDGLSSDTPLLWVLRDHLGLTGTKYGCGISECGVCTVHLDGEAIQSCVTTLGEVGDGEVTTIEGLSKDGSHPVQKAWREHNVPQCGYCQVGQMMMAAAMLRSNNDPTDEDIESEMWNICRCGTYPRIRAAIKSAAKEMQSK; this is translated from the coding sequence ATGGCAAGCATCACCGTTAACGGAAATCGATTGAACATCGACGGTCTGTCGTCGGACACACCGTTGCTATGGGTACTACGTGATCATTTGGGTTTGACCGGCACGAAATATGGATGCGGCATATCCGAATGCGGCGTCTGCACGGTTCACCTTGACGGGGAAGCAATTCAGTCGTGCGTGACGACCTTAGGTGAAGTCGGTGATGGAGAGGTCACGACGATCGAGGGCCTCTCAAAAGACGGTTCGCATCCGGTTCAAAAAGCGTGGCGAGAACACAACGTGCCACAGTGTGGATACTGCCAAGTCGGCCAAATGATGATGGCTGCGGCAATGCTTCGATCCAATAACGACCCCACCGATGAAGATATCGAATCGGAAATGTGGAACATCTGTCGCTGTGGAACCTATCCCCGGATTCGCGCTGCGATCAAGTCGGCGGCCAAGGAGATGCAAAGCAAGTGA
- a CDS encoding Nramp family divalent metal transporter encodes MILSASIVGSGELIMTTTLGAQAGFVALWVIIISCLVKVCVQLEFGKHAISSGESTMTALNGLRGPKVAGASWSIWMWLLVQLVIFVQYGGIVTGVGQALNIAVPAVPVWAWSCIAGLSTAILVSYGGYRLIQNVSIALMGVFTLFTLLCVGFLQGTEFAISTERIAEGFRFQLPPAVLGAAIAAFGLTGVGASEIIAYPYWCLEKGYAGYTGPRELSGEWTSRARGWIRVMYWDALMSMVVYTVVTCAFFVLGAAVLHGRGEIPEGPDMIRTLSKIYTESAGTGAMAIYIAGAIIVLFSTLFAGSAAWTRMFSDAFSQVGLLDYSDDTQRQRWIRGLAWFFPLAWTVLGLTMEAPVAMVTAGGIANAGLLLLVVFAAYTFRYHRLPPELRPGRAYDVLLWASFVAIAFVGVLAVVKVL; translated from the coding sequence ATGATTCTTTCGGCGTCAATCGTCGGTTCGGGAGAGTTGATCATGACCACGACGCTGGGGGCTCAAGCGGGCTTTGTCGCGTTGTGGGTCATCATCATCAGTTGTCTGGTCAAGGTGTGTGTGCAGTTGGAGTTTGGCAAACACGCCATTAGCAGTGGCGAGTCAACGATGACAGCGCTGAATGGATTGCGAGGCCCCAAGGTCGCTGGTGCAAGCTGGTCGATCTGGATGTGGTTGTTGGTGCAGCTGGTCATTTTCGTTCAGTACGGTGGGATCGTGACCGGCGTTGGCCAAGCGCTAAACATCGCTGTGCCAGCGGTGCCGGTTTGGGCTTGGTCGTGCATCGCCGGTTTGTCGACGGCCATTTTGGTTTCGTACGGTGGCTATCGCTTGATCCAGAATGTCTCGATCGCACTGATGGGTGTTTTTACGCTGTTCACGCTGCTTTGTGTCGGCTTCTTGCAAGGCACCGAATTTGCGATCTCAACGGAGCGGATCGCCGAAGGATTTCGTTTTCAACTGCCGCCCGCTGTATTGGGCGCCGCGATCGCGGCGTTCGGATTGACTGGCGTTGGTGCGTCGGAAATCATTGCTTACCCCTACTGGTGTCTCGAAAAGGGATACGCCGGCTACACAGGGCCGCGCGAATTGTCGGGCGAATGGACTTCGCGTGCGCGCGGATGGATTCGTGTGATGTACTGGGACGCGCTGATGTCGATGGTGGTCTATACGGTCGTCACGTGCGCGTTCTTTGTCCTGGGTGCCGCGGTGTTGCACGGTCGCGGCGAAATCCCCGAGGGCCCCGACATGATTCGCACCCTTTCCAAAATCTACACCGAGTCCGCCGGCACAGGCGCAATGGCAATTTACATCGCCGGTGCGATCATCGTTCTGTTTTCAACTCTGTTCGCCGGGTCAGCCGCCTGGACGCGCATGTTCAGCGACGCGTTCTCGCAAGTCGGCTTGCTGGACTATTCCGACGACACACAGCGGCAACGATGGATTCGCGGCTTGGCGTGGTTCTTTCCGCTGGCTTGGACGGTCCTGGGTTTGACGATGGAAGCCCCCGTGGCGATGGTGACCGCAGGCGGAATCGCCAATGCCGGGCTATTGCTGTTGGTCGTGTTTGCGGCCTACACATTTCGGTACCACCGATTGCCACCTGAACTGCGACCGGGTCGGGCCTACGATGTGCTGCTTTGGGCCAGCTTCGTTGCCATCGCATTCGTCGGCGTGCTTGCGGTGGTCAAGGTTCTCTGA
- a CDS encoding xanthine dehydrogenase family protein molybdopterin-binding subunit: MNQSTKTESQLNRRSFIAGVTAGSLVLMAKLNGQEVTVADASKVNANDFAPDLFVSIAPDGLVSILSHRSEMGTGIRTSLPRIVADELEADWDRVKIVQAIGDKRLGDQNTDGSNSVRFFYDRMRVAGATARTMLERAAAQAWSVDAANCKANNHRVDEIDGNRSIGFGDLVAIARTLDVPSADELTMKTPDQWRYIGKDAPITDMDAILTGKAVFGIDARMDNQLFAVIARPPVVGGQVKSFDAADTRKMAGVIDVIEIPKFQGAPLFQPLGGVAVCATSTWAAWQGRDSLTIDWDHGPNQDYNTDDYAKTLSQSANQPGKAVREHGDALKEIQQSPNVFNADYSVPHLAHAPMETPCAVANVKTDGDKVIACEITAATQNPQAVQQAVGLAMGVPHDSVIVNVTLLGSGFGRKSKPDYCVEAAMLSRHVGRPVHVTWTREDDIQHDYLHAISHVHVEAAVDDQGNPTAWLSRAAYPSIGSTFNADAVEPADFEYEMGLTDLPFDIPNLRVEVGQANAHTRIGWLRSVCHIQQVFAMSSFADELAQHAKRDPYEYLLGLLGEDRHIDLEAAGLANRGASGEDFPYDIGRLKEVVRRVAKQSDWQRHKDLPRGRGLGIACCRSFLGYTGHVVEVDITQDGKLSIPKVWVSMDAGLIVSPDRVRAQIEGAAIMATSQARYGKITFKQGRIQQSNYDTFRVATMRNAPREINIDLVDSMAPPAGVGETTVASFAPALCNAVFAATGKRIRNLPLADHDLSWA; the protein is encoded by the coding sequence GTGAATCAATCTACCAAAACAGAAAGCCAACTGAACCGACGCAGTTTCATCGCCGGCGTAACGGCTGGCTCATTGGTCTTGATGGCCAAACTGAATGGTCAAGAAGTAACGGTCGCTGACGCGTCGAAAGTGAATGCCAACGACTTCGCGCCGGATCTGTTCGTTTCGATCGCCCCGGATGGACTCGTCTCAATCTTGTCGCACCGCAGCGAAATGGGGACGGGGATTCGCACCAGCTTGCCGCGAATCGTTGCCGACGAATTGGAAGCCGATTGGGATCGAGTCAAGATCGTCCAAGCCATCGGCGACAAGCGACTCGGCGATCAAAACACCGACGGGTCCAATAGCGTACGCTTTTTTTACGACCGCATGCGAGTGGCCGGCGCTACGGCGCGAACCATGCTTGAGCGCGCCGCTGCACAAGCGTGGTCCGTCGACGCGGCGAACTGCAAAGCCAACAACCACCGTGTCGACGAAATCGATGGGAATCGTTCGATCGGTTTCGGTGACCTAGTCGCCATCGCCCGAACGCTGGATGTGCCTTCCGCCGACGAGTTGACGATGAAGACGCCCGACCAATGGCGCTATATCGGCAAGGACGCTCCGATCACCGATATGGACGCGATTTTGACTGGCAAAGCCGTGTTTGGAATCGACGCCCGAATGGATAACCAATTGTTTGCCGTGATTGCCCGGCCCCCGGTTGTCGGTGGCCAGGTGAAATCGTTCGATGCGGCGGACACCAGGAAAATGGCGGGCGTCATCGACGTTATCGAGATCCCGAAATTCCAGGGCGCGCCGTTGTTTCAACCACTCGGCGGTGTCGCCGTTTGCGCGACCAGCACGTGGGCGGCGTGGCAAGGTCGTGATTCGCTAACGATCGATTGGGATCACGGCCCCAACCAAGATTACAACACCGACGATTACGCCAAGACGCTTTCGCAATCTGCCAACCAACCCGGCAAAGCCGTTCGCGAGCATGGCGATGCGTTGAAGGAAATCCAGCAATCGCCAAACGTTTTCAATGCGGACTATAGTGTGCCACACCTGGCGCATGCGCCGATGGAGACTCCCTGTGCTGTCGCCAATGTGAAAACGGATGGAGATAAAGTCATTGCTTGCGAGATCACCGCGGCAACCCAAAATCCTCAAGCCGTTCAGCAAGCCGTCGGATTGGCGATGGGCGTTCCGCACGACAGCGTGATCGTCAACGTCACCCTGCTGGGTTCAGGATTCGGTCGCAAAAGCAAACCGGACTACTGTGTCGAAGCGGCAATGTTGTCGCGACACGTCGGCCGCCCCGTCCATGTCACATGGACGCGAGAGGACGATATCCAGCACGATTATCTGCACGCGATCTCGCACGTGCATGTCGAAGCGGCGGTCGACGATCAAGGAAATCCGACGGCTTGGCTTTCGCGCGCGGCGTACCCGTCCATCGGTTCGACGTTCAATGCGGACGCCGTCGAACCCGCCGACTTTGAATACGAAATGGGTTTGACGGACTTGCCCTTTGACATCCCGAATCTTCGCGTGGAAGTGGGCCAAGCCAATGCACACACGCGCATCGGTTGGCTGCGATCGGTGTGTCACATTCAACAAGTTTTCGCAATGAGCTCGTTCGCCGACGAACTTGCTCAACATGCCAAACGCGATCCTTATGAATACTTGCTTGGCTTGTTGGGTGAAGATCGACACATCGACCTCGAAGCCGCGGGACTTGCCAATCGCGGCGCGTCGGGCGAGGACTTCCCCTACGACATTGGCCGATTGAAAGAAGTCGTGCGACGGGTGGCCAAACAATCTGATTGGCAACGACACAAGGATCTTCCAAGAGGACGCGGACTTGGGATCGCTTGCTGTCGTTCCTTTCTCGGCTACACCGGCCACGTCGTCGAAGTCGATATCACCCAAGATGGCAAACTAAGCATTCCCAAAGTTTGGGTGTCGATGGATGCCGGTTTGATCGTCAGCCCGGATCGAGTCCGTGCGCAAATCGAAGGCGCAGCCATCATGGCCACGTCACAAGCCCGGTACGGAAAGATCACCTTCAAGCAAGGAAGAATCCAACAATCCAACTACGACACGTTTCGTGTCGCGACGATGCGGAATGCGCCTCGCGAAATCAACATCGACTTGGTCGACAGCATGGCCCCACCGGCCGGTGTGGGTGAAACCACAGTAGCGTCGTTCGCACCGGCGCTTTGCAACGCAGTCTTCGCCGCCACCGGCAAGCGAATTCGAAACCTTCCGTTGGCTGACCACGATCTGTCGTGGGCGTAG
- a CDS encoding alpha/beta hydrolase, whose protein sequence is MLRIAKLLAGTKFLLFVNSILYLGAFQADTFGQVANEREGFRGEYKYHSYVPEPTLCKVAYSDRHRNHLDVWQAKSTTPTPVVICIHGGGWNGGSKEQVGKYVHPQKLLDAGISVVAINYRLIKHCAELNPPVQGPMTDSARAVQFVRSNAKDWNIDPTRIGLTGGSAGACTSLWIAYHPDLAQPESEDPVARESTRVTCVAVIRAQTTLDPKQMKSWIPNSNYGGHAFGFGRDSFDAFLAARDSILPQIQEYSPYAQLSEGDPPTFLYYTTRPHEGLTGKDKPERDPTHSANFGVHLKQQADKLGVHCELVHPGANHPLHQNATEFFVALLNAE, encoded by the coding sequence GTGCTACGAATCGCCAAACTGCTTGCGGGAACCAAATTTCTGCTTTTCGTCAACTCCATACTCTATCTTGGCGCGTTCCAAGCGGACACCTTCGGGCAAGTCGCTAATGAGCGTGAAGGTTTTCGCGGCGAATACAAGTACCACTCTTATGTCCCAGAGCCCACGCTTTGTAAGGTGGCATACAGTGATCGTCACCGAAACCACTTAGATGTTTGGCAAGCAAAATCGACAACTCCGACACCCGTCGTCATTTGCATCCACGGGGGCGGTTGGAACGGCGGTAGTAAGGAACAAGTCGGCAAGTATGTTCATCCACAAAAGTTGCTCGACGCCGGAATCTCGGTGGTGGCGATCAACTACCGGTTGATCAAACACTGTGCCGAACTGAATCCACCGGTTCAGGGCCCCATGACCGACTCGGCCCGCGCGGTGCAGTTTGTCCGCAGCAATGCCAAGGACTGGAACATTGACCCAACGCGGATCGGGTTGACCGGAGGCTCCGCGGGCGCTTGCACGAGCCTATGGATCGCTTATCACCCCGATTTGGCTCAGCCGGAGAGTGAAGACCCAGTGGCGAGGGAATCCACTCGAGTCACATGTGTCGCGGTCATTCGGGCGCAGACAACGTTGGACCCGAAGCAGATGAAGTCGTGGATTCCAAACAGTAACTACGGTGGCCATGCATTCGGTTTCGGTCGCGACAGCTTCGACGCGTTCTTGGCGGCGCGAGATAGTATCCTGCCGCAGATTCAAGAGTATTCACCGTATGCCCAATTGAGCGAGGGAGATCCACCGACGTTTTTGTACTACACGACTCGTCCCCACGAAGGTCTTACGGGCAAAGATAAGCCGGAACGCGACCCTACACACTCCGCCAACTTCGGGGTCCATCTAAAGCAGCAAGCCGACAAGTTGGGAGTCCACTGCGAACTCGTTCATCCTGGCGCCAATCACCCGCTCCATCAAAACGCGACCGAGTTTTTTGTTGCCTTGCTGAATGCAGAATGA
- a CDS encoding PEP-CTERM sorting domain-containing protein encodes MQQTGRIGVKLDPVRTDIACAPLPRHRAAKVIMIRVFPAIFLAFASLSSVAMADFVIPNAIFETINLKNESGSVGAALNLAAPGFSETLSVPSGSIRFHAAASDLTSGSSEVAVPYSNSAGFGVGIGTGPTYFAGVQNALDANFNETLELSLGSHFLEGFQFASIDFTDFDSGESFRLSKATGGSQTITFGDLVGSTYTFSSAFLLGKDEHFTMTALSGSIGVSGMVVAVPEPSSFAMAAIGGLGVMIGVRRRRKLATAK; translated from the coding sequence ATGCAGCAAACGGGTCGCATTGGCGTTAAACTCGACCCAGTTCGCACAGATATCGCTTGCGCACCTTTACCCCGCCACCGTGCTGCGAAGGTCATTATGATTCGCGTTTTCCCTGCTATTTTCCTAGCTTTTGCGTCGCTTTCGAGTGTTGCGATGGCAGATTTCGTAATCCCAAATGCCATTTTTGAGACGATCAATCTCAAGAATGAATCCGGAAGCGTTGGTGCGGCACTTAACCTTGCTGCACCGGGTTTTTCTGAAACACTGTCAGTTCCGAGCGGTTCCATCCGTTTTCACGCTGCAGCCTCAGATTTGACATCTGGATCTTCAGAAGTGGCGGTTCCTTACAGCAATTCTGCTGGATTCGGGGTGGGGATCGGAACGGGCCCGACTTATTTTGCCGGTGTTCAGAATGCGTTAGACGCGAATTTCAACGAGACACTTGAGCTTTCCCTCGGCAGCCATTTCCTCGAAGGGTTCCAATTCGCCTCGATCGATTTCACTGACTTCGATTCGGGAGAGTCTTTTCGACTGTCAAAGGCTACCGGCGGATCGCAGACAATCACTTTCGGTGACTTGGTAGGTTCGACCTACACATTCTCGAGCGCTTTCTTGCTTGGGAAAGATGAGCATTTTACGATGACCGCATTAAGCGGATCGATCGGAGTCTCGGGTATGGTCGTTGCCGTTCCGGAACCCTCTTCGTTCGCAATGGCCGCGATCGGTGGATTGGGTGTGATGATTGGTGTTCGGCGTCGCCGAAAGCTGGCCACTGCCAAGTAA